The genomic region TTGTTTCAACCCTCGTTATGCTCGTGCTAGAAAAGAGAAAAGACATTGCTGTCCTGAGAACCCTTGGGGCGACTCATCGAGAAGTCGGTGCCATTTTTCGAATTGCGGGAATGACGATAGGAGTCATTGGCACTGGACTCGGATTAATTCTCGGCTATGTAATGAGTGTAGGACTTCAAAAATTTGGATTCCCTCTCCCTGAGAAAATTTTCCCAGTAGCAACCCTTCCCATACGGATGGATATGAGTGCTTTCGTTATCACTGGCGTTAGCGCTCTCATTATTTGTTTCCTGGCGACGCTTTATCCGGTGCGAAGAGCATCACACCTAAAACCAAGTGAACTCCTGAGGTATGAATAAGCATAATGCGAGTCGAATTAGCGAGTGTAACAAAGGAATATGGGACGAAAGAGAATGGATTATGCATTCTCTCGAATGTGAGTGCATGCTTCGAAGAGGGATACAGTTACGCGATTTGTGGGCCCTCTGGAATTGGGAAGTCAACTCTTCTGC from bacterium harbors:
- a CDS encoding ATP-binding cassette domain-containing protein; its protein translation is MRVELASVTKEYGTKENGLCILSNVSACFEEGYSYAICGPSGIGKSTLL